aaagaaaaaaaaagaaaaaaaaagtcatgtttgtccaaggctttatgttttcagatgcaggcagtgggtccaatttgttgggaacgaagacctgatacatcttcccatagaaaagttccTTTTCTAACAaggtcttgtaaaaaaaattcggGCCCACATTAAGCcggaccacgtattagtccactcatagaactatccattataatataacatacaacttaaatgtggactcgaacctaacctgatttcgagtacttacaaaatttgtagacaggagtcttatgtttcaaccctccccattttatcgatatcgataatttGATGTAAATGGCATTTTACGCCAGTGTTGCCAAGTGTATTTTTAACGAAATTTGTAACGTAATGACGTACTGACTAAACAGAAAACAATTATCAGGCTTAACATCGGgtctgggcggctaccgggaaaatcgaaattcggcatttttctctgtcactctcattacgtgttagtaagagtaaaagagaaagatccccgcaatttgcgaatttcggttttcgcggtagggtcCCTGATTTcaggcccgatatcgggaagtgtgtaTGTAATTGGCGATTAACATCGTTTTGACAGCTCGGTGCGATCGTGTGGAACCCACGCCAATACGTGCTACACTATTGTAGCAGGGCCTATGGTATTTTTGTAATGGCAACAATTTAAAACTGACATTGACAGTGACAATGTCAAACTATCAAAACCGACTATATtctgtataaaaaaattgctttacTTTGCTTCAGATCAGAAATAAAACTTGTATATTTTGTCATAATTCAGTTGTAAGTATGTTGCGGAATTCTCTGAGATTTTTTCGAATAACAAATAATTGCGGGCGAATTTGTGCCGCAGCTTTAAACAGGTAATAAGACGAAGAATCAACTACGCCGCTAGTAGCGTTCTAtcacgatatattttatatgttttatacgGTTTCCAGATGTGATATTAAACAGTTTAGCGGGATCACATCACCATCTTTGGACAGAATGAATGGCAAAAGTAAAGTTTTTGGAACATGCCAATGCCGTAGCATGTTCATCCAAACTCAGGATACGCCAAACCCAAACAGTGTGAAGTTTTTACCCGGTGTTAAAGTCTTGGAGCCAGGGCATACTATGGACTTCCCTAATATGGCAGCGGCTTACTGCAGTCCACTAGGTAAACAACATGATTTCGTCTAAATGTATGTGTTCAAGAACTTCAAAATTTTGTGTGCTTCTTCCAATTTTCTTGCCATTAGTGCATATTTCAACAATCGGATTGGCACACATGCGCACTTCCACCATCAACTAAACTTTGattttattcattaatataataaaatgtgtgtgctgtgtaattacataaatattaagtaatatgttttttctgaaataaataatttttgatacaagctgtCATCgcagactgtacttttctttcaatagGTAATCAATACTCAGATATCAGAGATTCTTtgatcacagagttcctatgggcacctcctgtgtccatcatcagatcagcttgatggtaccataatattgcattggcacccaacttacatatacTGTATGTAAAGTTTCAGCATCATTGAATAATGAGAAGTggatttaatttacttacaagatttgacccaaaaatacataaattgcaagttaaataaaagcttgtaaaaagtaatttgtGAAAGGttgtgatatttattatttgtacatTTATGAAGGTATTGCTACCTGTGTGTTAAGTTCATATTCCAGATGAGATTAAGTTATACCCATGCCCAGCAGCAGAATTAagttaatgatgatgatgaaactcTTCTTCTTAATATTTCCCTACTGctttgcataataataaaataaaaataataagccttTATTCGTGATCCCTTCTTGTGTTGCATGCTAAACACTTACCCCCCCtattcataaacatgtactaaagttacgatgccgctaataatcatttgtccctttccatcataccaatacatcggaaagggacaaaaaaTTATTAGTGGCATGGTAACTATAgtacacatttatgaataagggggttacaaGTTAGAGATTGTATCAACATAATAACAAAACATTTGTCTAACTTATGCAAAACACCTCTCAAATTTTTCTCCAAGCAGCCAATTTGAtgaaactgtatttatttttcagcAAAAATGCTCTTCCGCATAGAGGGTGTAAAAGCAGTCTTTTTTGGCCCTGACTTTGTAACAGTAACTAAGCAGGATGATGATGTGGAGTGGAAACTACTAAGGCCTGAGATTTTTGCAACTATTATGGACTTCTTTGCCAGTGGTTTGCCAGTTGTTACTGATGCCAAACCTTCTGGAGATACTCGTAAGTGGGATATTTTAACAACATTGTACATACCTTAAAAAGTGGTCACTAACAACTAtacactagtggctctgtgggCTGTAGACCTAGCGTAAAATTCATAAgcctaaaaaattaaaaaaatatatatatctcgatgcctatttctattatattaacattttccaaaaaacgaaacaacAGGAAAATTCTACCTGAACTGCTAAACCTGCCCACAAAGTTTCTCAAGAATCGGTTGACAATTGTGCCCTGTAGAAAAGAACATCCGGAAATACAAAAGCAGATTGCCCGATTCAAAgcagagaccttcgctaacgctttaGTCAATGAGTATGTCTCATTCTCaggttttcaataaaatgtgtgatgttttgtatgaaatgaatgCAGTTTTAAGCTCAAATACGTAGCCTAGGTATTAAGAATTCTACAATTATGTCATTATCTTACAGTTAGGCTCTGTGCATATCACAAAAACAGAGTCTGTAACAAACACACAACACTGACCTCTTCCCAATGtcccactttgttgcttgccataaggacgccttgacaggttatttgtataaagatacgAGTAAATCTCGTTGTTATGACAAGCAACTAAGTGGGACATTGGGAAGAGGTTAGTGTTGTGTGTTTGTTACAGACTTTGTTTAGACATTTTGCCAGTTGTGGTCACATATGATTAAATACAAGCTTTCCTCTtacatttttctacttttatgtACAGAAATCAAtgaagatgatgatgaaattgtacaaatgATAAAGGAACTTCTTGATACACGGATCAGACCAACAGTACAGGAAGATGGCGGGGACGTCTTATTTGTGGACTTTAAAGACGGGGTGTTAAGGCTCAAAATGCAAGGTTCATGTTCATCGTGCCCAAGCTCTATTGTCACTCTAAAAAATGGGGTAAGTAAAGAAAGTGGTATGATGATGTAAATTATGCTACTAGCCTTATTACATCACTGACCTGAAAGGAAAATGATTTTGTCAGTAATATGAtatgattaattaaataaaaacttgtgtGAGGGGTTGAAGATCTTAGtaaatacatacacaatttgttatttaaagTGGCTACGGCCATGTCCAATCATTAATCACGTACAGCATCATTTTTTGGGGTAACTCAACAAATTGGCACCAAGTATTTGGTATGCAAAAAAGGTGTATACGTGCCATTGTCGAAATACGGACTTGGGAAAGCTGCGAACCCTTCTTTAAAGACCTTGGCATATTGACTGTCCCTTCTGTATACATACTGAAGTGCCTAATgttcgtaaaaaaatatgacagtcGTTTTTTTAAAAAACAGCCCAACCCGGCACGTACCTTTCGGCCTTACACACACTTACACACTTAGATACACTTTTAAATCCGCGAGCACATTGCGCACTTTTTAGAAAATGCATTTTTAGCATGgttgttaaattttttaacaaacTACCAGAATCGATACAAACTTTACCGATTAACAAATTCCGCAATACGATAAAAACTATTGAAAACCAAGTCCTACTACGACATATACGAATATCTAAATGACAGCGAACTTTTTTGATGCATGTTtttgtaatacatatattatataaataatataatttaaatatatacctcaatttgacattaaaaatatctgcttcaaaattgagttgcaagattccacccgaacaaacatacatacattgcaagttaaataaaagcttttaaaattagaatttttacattaattgataagcatgtgtatgtaaatagttgacatttattattttgatgatgacaattACCTACTTTGAATCTCATGAGCTTCACCGCTACTcacgttaaatatttgtatgccgcATAATATGGCCAAAAGTGGAGCACTTAATTATCTGTATGTAACACCTGTTTGTAACACTACCTGCTTTTcgacaaataaatgcattgaattgaattgaattgaagttAGCCTTAATAATAGCAAAGCTCCACTGGCTCCAGCATCATATCTTCGCAGGCCCTTGTGTTTGttacttagttaaaaaaaatccttttctAAAACATGgaatgaaatattgatgttatgttccttataatagcctgcgaagtatgacgtttcaggtgcggctagaacaagaggtcgttaatggaatttaatttttccagcaaaaaaggaataaaaaagcgtaatggcgtgcgtcgtagcgccaaaataatcaaatttttgttccccttcaacaccccacgcactgaataacctatgacattaggacatgaaagaatcatcatcatcatcatcctatttttattattatttcattacatgtttgagaaaagcacctTTACATACCTGCCCCGGCGGGAAATATGGGGTTGCCCGCCTCAGACCTATCCGTCTATATGTCTTCGACCGGCAACCTTtttcgtcccggcctctgtagtaatgtactattattgttgCATGAACTCCTGCATCCCACCCCTAAGGCACTGTTTTCAggcaataaatataattttcatctaCACATTTGTGGTTTTTAAACTTTCGATTTCTCATTAGCAAATCTGGTAATACTtagcacataataaataatagtacttccTTCCGTACGGAAATGACACTTCAGTGAATCAGGgcccctaccgggaaaatcgaagttcgtcaattgcgggcatttttctctctcactctaattacgtcttaataagagtaaaagagaaagatccccgcaatttgcgaatttcggttttcgcggtaggcccccaggtacgAATCGTGTTATCCCTTcttaatgtatggcactatcccatACGGTTATTTAGGGTAGTCAAAATTGCACGCAAAGGAATGTTTAGGTTGTCCACCCTAATAATTACTCGTAGCAATGGCGAGCTGAGAGCGTCCAATAGGTCCTGTGTCACCCCATTGGTAACAGTGGCCcgaaatatacctaaataaaccTCTACTTTGATTTCAGGTGCAAAATATGATGCAATTTTATATCCCAGAAGTTCTTTCAGTAGAGCAAATTGATGACGAGGGTGAGAAAttaagtgaaaaaatatttagacagTTCGAGGAAGCAAAAGCTAAAGAGAAAAaagaataattattatgtagatTATTTCATATACTTGTATGATATGTTGTAGATATAATAAACAGAATCATATTTGCACCTAcagctttttattttaatttattttcccaAAACCTAACCCCCTTAACCTTAATGAACTGTTATCTGACAATTATAATGACTATCTTATCTAAGAGATACCAAACTGATGATACCAAGTCAGCTATCTGAAATTGCCTGCCCCTCACCTGGGAAGACTCCTCGACAGTGACTCAATGCGTGTGGTTGTAGCACTTCGCCTGGGTTGCGATGTTTGTATATCTCACAAATGCATCTGCAGGTCCACGGTGGAAGCTAATGGCCATCATGCGGTGAGTTGTTTCCCAGACACCACGCGCTAAATGACATCGTCCGGAGGGCTCTATTATCTGCTAACATCCCGTGTGTTCTGGAACCGCCGGGCCTCTGTCCAGCCTCTGTCGCACTGATGGCAAAAGGTTGGACGGGTTAACTTTGGTGCCATGGCAGAAGGGGAAGTGCCTACTGTGGGACGCCATGTTCGCTGCCTCGCACCTCAGCCGGACGGTGCAGATAGCCGGCGATCTATCGCATTGTCAGCATTGAGAAAGAGGGCAAAATGCTCTGTTCTTGAGgcgaattattattttgtacctctcgccTTCGAGACATCGGGGTGCTGGGGGTCTGACGCCATAGCGTTCATAAGGGAAGTGGGACATAGGATTAGGGAGAAGACCTCTGATGCCCGGGCGGGATTCGTACCTGGTGCAGAAGTTGGCCATCGCTATCCAGTGcggtaacgcggcaagtgtgatgggcacctttgcacccggtgcagctcgcggaggtcttttagaataagatagtttatttagcattgtactcgtagtttatttatatatttttgttttttgtgtttttttttcccccCTTTTGTTGTAAAAACTATATTGAGAAATAAAACAACTTATCTGAAATTGCATATCTCTAAGTCTAGTTAGGTGTAGTGAGTTCGTGAATTGCACTAGAATCCAATAAATAATGTcgtatttattctgtgcttaaAGTACTTACCTACTCATTCGATCTTAGAGCTCAGCAGTAGGCGATTAATTAAACTGATATGATATTCCTCTTAAGAGGAAAATGGACGACCGTTTCTCCATGAAATCGTAGTCCTCTCTGCCATATCTGGATATTaacaatagaaaatatttttgcacatTTTTTAAGTATACCATAATGCCActtcgtttcttttttttaggattttttaaatattagaagaGATATAAgactttaaaattgataaaatacttGAAGGGTATGGTGAGTTAAGCCTTATGCAAAGTgagtgagtgatctgtcgataccccccgtcaggggtctatgaggggccgctaccgcctcacggctgcggcggctgtcgcgggtcgcttccccaccgacagGGGTGGTCAAatggccgtcattttggggacggtgtgtgtggctggtgtgggccagctcttcgctacctatcgttatccaaccccgcgacccctaacctggtgataccgtttgagcggggccaggttatggagccgcggtgaaggcgaccggcagcttagctggcgtgtgcggcgtgctggtgAGGCTGTATCCGATGTGTGTGATGTGCAGTGCTTGTCAGCTACTGGTGTAGAAGGGCTCGGGGCAAGTCCCTAACCCACCTCTCCGGAGGTCTGGTGTTGTGATGCGGCGCGATGTCCCGAAGATGGTCGTGGCCGGCGTTGTCCGCGCAGTCGAACATGACCCGCGCGAGACGCTCGACGAACTCCTTATGCAAAACACATACACAATCCTTTATAATATAAGGGATAGCGGGCCGGTCCCTGAATACTTCTTTGTAATACTGTTCCATCCTGTCTATAATTTATTGGaactgtaatgtaatttataattggCGCCAAACATGAAATCGTCagatgacaagcaaaactcactaatttcCACCACAAATTCAAACCagcactttgctggcagtactggaaaatcttagtgtttctgctttgtaagttcatctgatttcatattatttatatatatatgtatgtttgtttatgtatttcttatgattgtattgtgttcATACAGTGCATATACCTAATTGTATCATCAaggtagtagtagtaggtagtCAACTTAGTCACCATACTaattgcaccgcctacaacttatctgctttgcctaaaggttgactgcaGACTGcaggtagagaatgccttacggcattaagttcgcatATTGttcagtgtgttttcttatgtgcaataaagaataaataaataaaacagccataatgaaccatattaatACTGAGTTAAGGttgattttcgtttttttttgtatttagttagtttttcttgTCAGATGACGAAAATCGGACGATTACGAATCATAAAGAACATAGAAGCATTGTATATCAGTGTGATATCTTTAGCTGACCTATTCACTGTCTGGCATGATGGCCATCAAGCTGGTTACCAAGagaaatatagtctgtcaagcttTTTCCGCCAGTAGAAAAAAgcagcaaattaaaaaaatggtgGTGCGAAGGGGTTTCGtccaaagaatacaatactcacaaggagaagaacgctaattccatacaaaaaaatgcctcATTCAAAACTTCGTTTacactagtggcgctctctttgtatctcagtactaaaattgacaacaatCCAGTTCAGGaagctagtggttctgggttcgaatcccggcgagggttttctttttgtattttttgtttttgttggggtttttaaattagcatttctcaaattgaaaaatattatgttaagtagatattaatcaaaatcacaggcatcttttgtactaagagataatgatttctatatgaggaaattatttcaatataaaaggtaacaaaacagttataataaagttataaatattattattcctatatattaggatcaaaagagctttattcgaaaaacatacaataggcaaAAAAAGTCATTCAAAGGTAtagatacatattattataaatttatgtaacggacggggcttgttgaactaactgtgGCACTTCTTTATGatatttaatcaaaaattgAATTACCCTAAAATGGTGGGCTTCTTACATATAATATCTAATTATCTACATCATTGGCCACACCATCTGTTGTAGATGCTTGTTGCGGCGCTTGTGGGTTTATGGGGCTGGGCATCGCCGTTGGTGgctataaagtcctatagcaGCGCGACATTTCTTTCCGCATCgaatacctatatgaattttattcaatgagatTACAGGTTTCGGTGATTTAGTTCATTAATATTGTGGCTACCGAATAACCTATCCTGTACGtgtaattattatgttttttttaagcattaagtatttacatatgtTTAGTTCGCCTATTTATTAGCGCATATTTTAATTCCCATATTACcttgataacaataaataaaaatcattaaaaatcttCATGATAAAGAAAACTTTAgttatatactatttattgcttTTAATACCGCTTTTTAGTACCTAAAACAGGAATCTTTGGCAAATCTGGTTTTACTCTAGTTAAGTTGTTATAACATCTATCCGATTATGGAACGtttctgctccacagctcagtgcagcAGTTTTGGTCAGCAGGAAACTAGCGGGGATTATGCGGCGGGTCCGTGTgttttgattttga
This Cydia pomonella isolate Wapato2018A chromosome 16, ilCydPomo1, whole genome shotgun sequence DNA region includes the following protein-coding sequences:
- the LOC133526359 gene encoding NFU1 iron-sulfur cluster scaffold homolog, mitochondrial-like isoform X1 gives rise to the protein MLRNSLRFFRITNNCGRICAAALNRCDIKQFSGITSPSLDRMNGKSKVFGTCQCRSMFIQTQDTPNPNSVKFLPGVKVLEPGHTMDFPNMAAAYCSPLAKMLFRIEGVKAVFFGPDFVTVTKQDDDVEWKLLRPEIFATIMDFFASGLPVVTDAKPSGDTQINEDDDEIVQMIKELLDTRIRPTVQEDGGDVLFVDFKDGVLRLKMQGSCSSCPSSIVTLKNGVQNMMQFYIPEVLSVEQIDDEGEKLSEKIFRQFEEAKAKEKKE
- the LOC133526359 gene encoding NFU1 iron-sulfur cluster scaffold homolog, mitochondrial-like isoform X2, with protein sequence MNGKSKVFGTCQCRSMFIQTQDTPNPNSVKFLPGVKVLEPGHTMDFPNMAAAYCSPLAKMLFRIEGVKAVFFGPDFVTVTKQDDDVEWKLLRPEIFATIMDFFASGLPVVTDAKPSGDTQINEDDDEIVQMIKELLDTRIRPTVQEDGGDVLFVDFKDGVLRLKMQGSCSSCPSSIVTLKNGVQNMMQFYIPEVLSVEQIDDEGEKLSEKIFRQFEEAKAKEKKE